A genomic segment from Modestobacter roseus encodes:
- a CDS encoding ABC transporter permease, whose amino-acid sequence MTDLLLFQLRRVGRNKQYLFFTVLLPALFTVFFTQVIGAQAAQGDYQDVAGSVLVSMMSYGAIGAALGATIRMAFDRSSGWLRQLRVTPVPTGTVFAVDVLVGALLVLPSLVVVAAVGRFVNGVELGLGTWLALVGSLWAGSVVFVALGVAVGLALDAQAAGAAIGILGTVLAALGGLWFPVDLFPAGLASVARTLPSYWFAELGRDVAAGTVTGAPVLVLAGYGVVFAAAAMAVARRRPLHAVAG is encoded by the coding sequence ATGACCGACCTGCTGCTCTTCCAGCTGCGCCGGGTGGGGCGCAACAAGCAGTACCTCTTCTTCACCGTGCTCCTGCCCGCGCTGTTCACCGTCTTCTTCACGCAGGTCATCGGGGCGCAGGCGGCGCAGGGCGACTACCAGGACGTGGCCGGCTCCGTGCTGGTGTCGATGATGTCCTACGGCGCGATCGGGGCGGCGCTGGGCGCGACGATCCGGATGGCCTTCGACCGCTCCTCCGGCTGGCTGCGGCAGCTGCGGGTGACGCCCGTGCCCACCGGCACGGTGTTCGCCGTCGACGTGCTGGTCGGCGCGCTGCTGGTGCTGCCCAGCCTGGTCGTGGTGGCCGCGGTCGGCCGGTTCGTCAACGGCGTCGAGCTCGGGCTGGGCACCTGGCTGGCCCTGGTCGGGTCGCTGTGGGCGGGCTCGGTGGTGTTCGTCGCCCTCGGCGTGGCTGTGGGGCTGGCGCTGGACGCCCAGGCCGCGGGTGCGGCGATCGGCATCCTGGGCACGGTGCTCGCTGCGCTCGGCGGCCTCTGGTTCCCGGTCGACCTGTTCCCGGCCGGGTTGGCGTCGGTGGCCCGCACGCTGCCGTCGTACTGGTTCGCCGAGCTGGGGCGGGACGTCGCGGCGGGCACCGTCACCGGCGCGCCGGTGCTCGTGCTGGCGGGGTACGGCGTCGTGTTCGCCGCAGCGGCGATGGCCGTGGCCCGCCGCCGTCCGCTGCACGCGGTGGCGGGCTGA
- a CDS encoding sensor histidine kinase, with translation METAGRSWWGALWALPWLFFQLFPIADLVTEPRPAGTVALAVAGLVVFTGTYLYCVTAVPGAGGARWDLAVLAVLGVSLAVSFGSAWAGLMIYVSAAAAMTLPPRCTWPVSGGAAVVCAAVLAVNDDYSLAVLPALCLLTAFAMRGMRYLITVNRELQEAREELARGAVAEERLRFARDLHDLLGHSLSLIALKSELARRLAERDPARAAAEMGDVEEAARRALAEVREAVSGYRQVTAGQALAEARAALSGAGIAVRLPERVPVLPGTVDAALGWVVREAATNVLRHSGARRVGITLTEDGVTAALQFEDDGDGAGERVRVVGASAGSGLAGLRERVAALGGDLTAGPVDGGGWRLAARVPLRPAEVVAG, from the coding sequence GTGGAGACGGCCGGCCGCAGCTGGTGGGGTGCCCTGTGGGCGCTGCCGTGGCTGTTCTTCCAGCTGTTCCCGATCGCCGACCTGGTGACCGAGCCGCGCCCGGCGGGGACCGTGGCACTGGCGGTGGCCGGGCTGGTCGTCTTCACCGGCACCTACCTGTACTGCGTCACCGCGGTGCCCGGCGCCGGGGGTGCCCGGTGGGACCTCGCGGTGCTGGCGGTGCTCGGGGTCTCGCTGGCCGTCTCGTTCGGCAGCGCCTGGGCCGGGCTGATGATCTACGTGTCCGCGGCGGCGGCGATGACGTTGCCGCCGCGATGCACCTGGCCGGTCTCGGGGGGCGCGGCCGTGGTGTGCGCCGCCGTGCTGGCGGTCAACGACGACTACAGCCTCGCCGTCCTCCCGGCGCTGTGCCTGCTCACCGCCTTCGCCATGCGCGGCATGCGCTACCTGATCACCGTCAACCGCGAGCTGCAGGAGGCCCGCGAGGAACTGGCCCGCGGCGCCGTCGCCGAGGAGCGGCTGCGCTTCGCCCGCGACCTGCACGACCTGCTCGGGCACTCGCTGTCGCTGATCGCGCTGAAGAGCGAGCTGGCCCGCCGGCTGGCCGAGCGCGACCCGGCCCGGGCGGCGGCGGAGATGGGAGACGTCGAGGAGGCGGCCCGCCGCGCGCTGGCCGAGGTGCGCGAGGCGGTGAGCGGCTACCGGCAGGTGACCGCCGGCCAGGCGCTGGCCGAGGCCCGTGCCGCGCTGTCCGGGGCCGGGATCGCCGTCCGGCTGCCGGAGCGCGTGCCGGTGCTGCCGGGCACCGTCGACGCCGCGCTGGGCTGGGTGGTGCGGGAGGCGGCCACCAACGTGCTGCGGCACAGCGGCGCCCGCCGGGTGGGGATCACGCTCACCGAGGACGGGGTCACGGCGGCGCTGCAATTCGAGGACGACGGGGACGGGGCGGGGGAGCGGGTCCGGGTGGTCGGCGCGTCGGCGGGGTCGGGGCTGGCCGGGCTGCGGGAGCGGGTGGCCGCGCTGGGCGGCGACCTCACCGCGGGCCCGGTGGACGGCGGTGGCTGGCGGCTCGCGGCCCGGGTGCCACTGAGGCCCGCGGAGGTGGTGGCCGGGTGA
- a CDS encoding response regulator transcription factor: MIRVLLAEDQTLVRGALRALLDLEEDIEVVAEVGRGDLVLAAAREHRPHVALLDIEMPGQDGIEAARELADALPEVRAVVLTTFGRPGFLRRAMEVGAAGFLVKDSPVAELARSIRAVVAGERVIDRDLAAAALALGATPLSAREADVLRAAADGATVADIAGRLFLSEGTVRNYLSSAIGKTGARTRVEAARVAEQKGWL; this comes from the coding sequence GTGATCCGGGTGCTGCTGGCCGAGGACCAGACGCTCGTGCGGGGCGCGCTGCGGGCGCTGCTGGACCTGGAGGAGGACATCGAGGTCGTCGCCGAGGTGGGCCGCGGCGACCTGGTGCTGGCGGCGGCCCGCGAGCACCGGCCCCACGTCGCGCTGCTGGACATCGAGATGCCCGGGCAGGACGGCATCGAAGCCGCCCGCGAGCTCGCCGACGCGCTGCCGGAGGTGCGTGCGGTGGTGCTGACCACCTTCGGCCGCCCGGGGTTCCTGCGCCGGGCGATGGAGGTGGGCGCGGCCGGCTTCCTGGTCAAGGACTCCCCGGTGGCCGAGCTGGCCCGGTCGATCCGCGCCGTGGTGGCCGGCGAGCGGGTGATCGACCGCGACCTGGCCGCGGCCGCGCTGGCGCTCGGTGCCACGCCGCTGTCGGCCCGGGAGGCCGACGTGCTGCGGGCCGCCGCCGACGGCGCCACCGTCGCCGACATCGCCGGCCGGCTGTTCCTCAGCGAGGGAACGGTGCGGAACTACCTGTCCTCGGCCATCGGGAAGACCGGCGCCCGCACCCGGGTGGAGGCCGCCCGGGTGGCCGAGCAGAAGGGCTGGCTCTAG
- a CDS encoding DNRLRE domain-containing protein has product MIAAAVAGGVLVPGQSAWATPVAPAGDEAAAPVAERGPDGLQAPDTATALTIARLEDERVEVIGERTETSSTWALPDGTLTTGQAIAPIWIRQGDGDGTASADWLSVDLTLQRDEDGLVRPKAHPVDLVLAGGSSSGDQALVTVDGPAGESVALLWGGELPEPRLQGPRAIYEDVEPGVDMVIDATRTGYEQFFVLTDRPSDDETLELSLTLAAEGITPATTADGGVSFTAQDGDVVASTGTPLVWDASVDRQRQHPVGESWSNEGQSASSLAPVPDWGTGGSVGGGPPTDSPSTSQAATSTEMVPPATEVLPLPQPSDPGPGEETGRAESALVGGVGGSPALPLHESATVTPDGDVDLALTPDVAFLQDPETEYPVVVDPDYRWEWGFDTWVQRGFTTDQSATDELRLGTYDGGYTVARSFINLDLSGIKNRLILNAGLFLWNWHSSTCQPRNWEVWATDLATTATRIDAQPYWGGRWSTSSQTTGYANGGCGEGWVSADVKNLIQAWSNGGAELVTMGLKAENESDNLAWKKFNSADAGWNVPTIYIQWNTPPAPATNLQTVPMVNNHGLWTASLTPELSAQVHDADGVASMQFQLYRSGGSLLWTKDAVNVPDNGIGKVQVPPGLLTDGGQYTFIVHSYDGVQWNTAASVWYEFKVDVTAPGAPEVSSADFPNDGTWNRGAGQTGSFTIGLKTPDKTNVGFEWGLDQAPTAGVVSLGTLTLPVTPSTNGRHILQVRSIDGAGNRSDIVKYAFNVGRAGLLTPDGGAQVVRRVRLEVGAQPELAYVQYRWRRGPDASNPQPIDLSTLTRSDGSPVTTVWTPRPESGGYLTWDAGATLGQVSGPVQVQAVLAENASGSGAYETAWATVTVSPDAQNAATDSVGPGTVNLLTGDYTLQATDVDEFGLVLGRTASSRNPRSGFEPQGEILTAAQQKMSDVGGFRGGNASVSRATGRGHSPSGPLATASPDSLRIAAAGGSSDSFAIPFPDPALPKGNTYRITGWIYVPSTTGLNPDHPGWGQRLLAYYVDAAGVTQVAVSDKPTRTDSWQQLSLDVTVPVAARSGALLRLYNGSQTAGKEVFFDDLSVRQIWAPLGPQWSLGTADEVAGTAYTRISQPYPDVAALHLSGGGEIWFTASGDGRWWPEPGAEALTLTAPSPGAWRVQEVDGTVSDFVRGSGETDFKLRSTSPPAGTGQSRLVYDTTANGRLRLSRLIAAVEPGVDSSPTNTAACTGLPDELPPSAGCEVMQLVYASGTTATTNAFGDYADRLVKVVLWSTLPGAVSSSSVVALRYGFDDKGRLREAWDPRISPVLKTTYDYDADGRVVELGVPGELPWRFRYGVGGANSIVGNGDLLDRSSGRLLSVSRSSLQPGTLDQVGPETTSTVVYAVPTARSTGGPYDLDTAALATWAQTRGPTDATAIFGPEDVPSVTTASVRAPGKDGYRAATVHYLDASGREVNTATPSGPGAPPAGFIDTAEYDRHGNVVRSLDATNRLLALGLLPSSASDLAALNLTSADSATRAIALSSLSTYDPGGLDLVRTRGPLLRLAIGNNPNDVRLVHDLTTYAYDEGKPDGAAYHLATTETEGLLVAGAVPEQLVDVVVTKNVYDPIDGAPAREETSGWVHKQPTQVIVDAGAGGANVTAKVRYDAQGRPVESRRAGSTGTDAGTTLTVYYSAAVNAQFPECGGQPGTAGLACRTYSAGPATGHDVGRMAAQLPVKTVTYNRYGSITSVTESATGPVGGATVTQSRTTTTEYDAADRVLSVQITGTGMNTPALGKTVSTYDPVSGDVIRMATTKPDGSVSKVEKTFDQLGRMTRYVDASGGVTDSVFDRFGKPTKVSDSIGTSTTFTYDRSIEPRGFVTSVQDSVAGTLSAVYGPDGQVMSQSLPGGVRLDVGYDANQSPVTRTYTRASDDAVVATSSVVENGAGQWISSTTSASTKNYAYDRLGRLTDVQDTTLGAGVCTARKYDYDERAQRTSLRTAVSPTAACADPTSPDAAVVSYAYDSADRLVSESLNGGAWVYDPLGRITGAPVRGSPGARVANTFYANDLVASQTIEGVARQTWVLDPLQRFSSYTSESWAAGADGVPAWQQAVTKVNHYDSDSDSPAWIAEDASLPDEITRFVDGLDGNLAVQTGKSGARVLQLVDLHGDVMTTVPIRDGEATADWAGLKHQAADEFGNTTDLTTGAAVESNGAAPGKDGRYGWLGGKQRSADALAGVLLMGVRLYDPGTGRFWSVDPSPGGNATAYDYCTADPVNCTDLDGNWGFGWAKKALKKVAAVAEVASMIPGPIGAAAAGISAGAYAATGNRAKALMMGITVAAAMIPGGGAMVKVGMAAAKSAGKVSARAGRAVVKAFKGGGSCRVPNSFTPETGVLMADGATVPIGQVQVGDLVAARDPETGELTAQPVLDVIVGHGDKHLIKVVTAPAPASALAEGQVADDDPRADTWTATANHPIWVDDEGWTEADDLALGDLLMGAAGEYRVVQDLDDRGWLPGQVVYNLSVANVHTFVIGAIGDGSLVHNCSAPGFRSQQANMRALINNDKVSRTIRGELANLAKQKKRLRVDGMQMAHRRTHEAAKGCGYQCSVLQTRGNHMRQHRIDDWGRAYKNKPFMRR; this is encoded by the coding sequence GTGATCGCCGCAGCTGTGGCCGGCGGTGTCCTGGTCCCCGGGCAGTCCGCCTGGGCGACCCCGGTGGCGCCGGCCGGCGACGAGGCCGCCGCGCCGGTCGCCGAGCGCGGTCCGGACGGGCTCCAGGCCCCCGACACGGCGACGGCGCTCACCATCGCGCGGCTGGAGGACGAACGGGTCGAGGTCATCGGGGAGCGGACCGAGACGTCGTCCACCTGGGCCCTGCCCGACGGCACGTTGACCACCGGGCAGGCCATCGCCCCTATCTGGATACGCCAAGGCGATGGGGACGGCACGGCGTCGGCGGACTGGTTGTCGGTAGATCTGACACTGCAGCGTGACGAGGATGGCCTCGTGCGGCCCAAGGCTCACCCGGTCGACCTCGTGCTGGCCGGCGGGAGTTCGTCGGGCGACCAAGCACTGGTGACCGTTGATGGGCCGGCTGGTGAGTCCGTTGCTCTGCTCTGGGGAGGCGAGCTGCCCGAGCCGCGACTGCAGGGGCCCCGTGCGATCTACGAAGACGTCGAGCCAGGCGTAGATATGGTCATCGACGCGACGCGGACAGGCTATGAGCAGTTCTTTGTATTGACCGACCGGCCCAGTGACGACGAGACGCTCGAACTGTCGCTCACGCTGGCCGCTGAGGGAATCACGCCGGCGACGACCGCGGACGGTGGGGTGTCATTCACTGCTCAGGACGGCGATGTAGTTGCTTCGACTGGTACGCCCCTGGTCTGGGATGCCAGCGTGGACCGGCAGCGTCAGCATCCGGTCGGCGAGAGCTGGAGCAACGAGGGACAGTCGGCCTCCTCGTTGGCGCCCGTACCCGACTGGGGGACGGGTGGGTCCGTGGGCGGGGGGCCGCCCACGGACTCGCCCTCCACAAGCCAAGCCGCCACGAGCACGGAGATGGTGCCTCCCGCTACCGAGGTGCTGCCGTTGCCTCAGCCGAGTGACCCAGGCCCCGGCGAGGAGACGGGACGCGCCGAATCCGCCCTGGTTGGAGGGGTCGGCGGCAGCCCCGCACTGCCGTTGCACGAGTCAGCGACGGTGACGCCGGACGGCGACGTCGATCTTGCGCTTACTCCGGATGTCGCCTTTCTGCAGGACCCTGAAACCGAGTATCCGGTGGTGGTGGACCCGGACTATCGGTGGGAGTGGGGCTTCGACACCTGGGTGCAGCGGGGCTTCACCACTGACCAGTCAGCGACCGACGAACTTCGTCTCGGTACCTATGATGGCGGCTACACAGTTGCGCGGTCCTTCATCAACCTCGATCTGAGCGGCATCAAGAACCGGCTGATCCTCAACGCTGGGCTCTTCCTGTGGAACTGGCACTCGTCTACTTGTCAGCCACGAAACTGGGAGGTCTGGGCAACTGATCTGGCGACGACCGCGACCCGGATCGACGCGCAGCCCTATTGGGGTGGGCGGTGGAGCACATCGTCTCAGACGACCGGGTACGCAAACGGTGGATGTGGTGAGGGCTGGGTCTCAGCGGACGTCAAAAATCTCATCCAGGCCTGGTCCAACGGTGGCGCTGAACTCGTCACCATGGGCCTGAAGGCGGAGAATGAGTCCGACAACCTGGCCTGGAAGAAGTTCAACTCCGCTGATGCCGGTTGGAACGTGCCGACGATATACATCCAGTGGAATACCCCGCCTGCGCCGGCGACGAACTTGCAGACGGTACCGATGGTGAACAACCACGGCTTGTGGACCGCATCGTTGACCCCGGAACTGTCTGCGCAGGTGCACGATGCCGACGGTGTGGCCAGCATGCAGTTCCAGCTCTACCGCAGCGGCGGGTCGCTGCTGTGGACCAAGGACGCGGTCAACGTTCCAGACAACGGCATCGGCAAAGTTCAAGTTCCACCCGGGCTGCTGACCGACGGCGGTCAGTACACTTTCATCGTGCACTCCTACGATGGAGTGCAGTGGAACACCGCCGCTTCGGTCTGGTACGAGTTCAAGGTCGATGTCACCGCTCCGGGTGCGCCGGAGGTGAGTTCGGCGGACTTCCCGAACGACGGGACGTGGAACAGAGGTGCCGGCCAGACCGGCAGCTTCACGATTGGTCTCAAGACCCCCGACAAGACCAACGTCGGGTTCGAATGGGGGCTGGACCAGGCGCCGACTGCCGGCGTGGTGTCATTGGGCACCCTGACGCTCCCCGTGACGCCGTCCACCAACGGCAGGCACATCTTGCAGGTGCGCTCCATCGACGGGGCAGGCAACCGCTCCGACATCGTCAAGTACGCCTTCAACGTCGGCCGGGCTGGATTGCTCACGCCCGACGGGGGTGCACAGGTCGTTCGTCGGGTTCGCCTGGAAGTTGGTGCCCAGCCGGAACTTGCCTACGTGCAGTACCGCTGGCGTCGTGGGCCCGACGCCAGCAACCCCCAGCCGATCGACCTGAGCACCTTGACCCGGTCCGACGGCAGTCCGGTGACCACCGTGTGGACGCCGCGACCGGAGTCCGGCGGATATCTGACCTGGGACGCCGGCGCGACGCTGGGGCAGGTCTCCGGCCCGGTCCAGGTTCAGGCGGTGCTGGCAGAGAATGCCTCCGGCAGCGGCGCGTACGAGACCGCATGGGCGACCGTGACGGTGTCCCCGGACGCACAGAACGCCGCAACCGACAGCGTCGGTCCAGGCACGGTGAACCTGCTGACCGGCGACTACACCCTGCAGGCCACCGACGTCGACGAGTTCGGTCTGGTCCTGGGCCGCACAGCAAGCTCACGAAACCCGCGGTCCGGGTTCGAGCCGCAGGGCGAGATCCTCACCGCGGCCCAGCAGAAGATGTCCGATGTCGGCGGCTTCCGGGGCGGAAACGCCTCGGTGTCCCGGGCCACCGGACGGGGACACAGTCCCAGCGGACCGCTTGCCACCGCCAGTCCCGATTCCCTCCGTATCGCAGCCGCCGGCGGCTCGAGCGACTCCTTCGCGATCCCCTTCCCAGATCCGGCGTTGCCCAAGGGCAACACCTATCGAATCACCGGCTGGATCTACGTGCCATCCACCACCGGTCTGAACCCGGATCACCCCGGGTGGGGGCAGCGGCTGCTGGCCTACTACGTCGATGCGGCCGGGGTGACCCAGGTGGCGGTGTCGGACAAGCCAACCAGAACCGACAGCTGGCAACAGCTCAGCCTCGACGTCACGGTTCCTGTTGCTGCCCGATCGGGGGCCCTGCTGCGGCTGTACAACGGTTCGCAGACGGCGGGCAAGGAAGTCTTCTTCGATGATTTGTCGGTGCGCCAGATCTGGGCGCCGCTAGGCCCGCAGTGGAGTCTGGGCACGGCCGACGAGGTCGCTGGCACGGCCTACACCCGAATCAGCCAGCCCTATCCCGACGTCGCGGCCCTGCACCTGTCCGGAGGCGGAGAGATTTGGTTCACCGCCTCCGGCGACGGCCGCTGGTGGCCCGAACCTGGTGCCGAGGCCCTCACCCTCACGGCTCCTAGTCCGGGTGCCTGGCGCGTCCAGGAAGTAGACGGCACAGTCAGTGACTTCGTCCGTGGAAGCGGCGAAACCGACTTCAAGCTGCGCAGCACCTCGCCACCCGCGGGCACGGGACAGAGCCGCTTGGTGTATGACACCACTGCTAACGGTCGGTTGCGGCTGTCCCGGTTGATCGCCGCGGTCGAGCCGGGAGTCGACAGTTCACCAACCAATACAGCAGCGTGCACCGGCCTACCCGATGAACTGCCGCCTTCGGCCGGCTGCGAGGTCATGCAGCTCGTCTATGCCAGCGGCACCACCGCCACCACCAACGCCTTCGGTGACTATGCCGACCGGCTCGTGAAGGTGGTGCTCTGGTCGACGTTGCCCGGCGCTGTGAGCAGCTCGTCAGTGGTTGCACTTCGCTACGGCTTTGACGACAAGGGTCGACTGCGGGAGGCATGGGACCCGCGAATCTCGCCCGTGCTGAAGACGACGTACGACTACGACGCTGACGGGCGCGTCGTCGAGCTCGGCGTCCCGGGTGAGCTGCCCTGGAGATTCCGTTATGGCGTCGGTGGAGCGAACTCGATCGTGGGCAACGGCGACCTGCTCGACCGCAGCTCTGGACGGCTGCTGAGCGTCTCTCGATCTTCCTTGCAGCCTGGAACGCTCGACCAGGTCGGTCCGGAGACGACGAGCACCGTCGTCTACGCGGTCCCGACGGCGCGGTCGACCGGCGGCCCCTATGACCTCGACACGGCTGCGCTGGCCACCTGGGCGCAGACCCGCGGTCCGACCGACGCCACGGCGATCTTCGGGCCTGAGGACGTCCCCTCGGTGACGACCGCCTCGGTCCGCGCGCCGGGCAAGGACGGCTACCGGGCGGCCACCGTGCACTACCTGGATGCATCCGGCCGCGAAGTGAACACGGCCACGCCGTCCGGACCTGGCGCGCCCCCGGCTGGGTTCATAGACACCGCGGAATACGACCGGCACGGCAATGTCGTCCGTTCACTCGACGCGACGAACCGGCTGCTGGCGCTCGGACTCCTCCCGTCGTCGGCGAGTGACCTGGCGGCGCTGAACCTCACGTCGGCGGACAGTGCCACGCGAGCGATCGCGCTGTCGTCACTGTCCACCTACGATCCCGGGGGGTTGGACCTGGTGCGCACTCGGGGTCCGCTGCTCCGGCTGGCGATCGGGAACAACCCGAACGACGTCCGGCTCGTGCACGACCTGACCACCTATGCCTACGACGAGGGCAAGCCCGACGGTGCCGCCTACCACCTGGCGACCACAGAGACCGAGGGCCTGCTGGTCGCCGGCGCGGTGCCGGAGCAACTGGTCGATGTGGTGGTCACCAAGAACGTGTACGACCCGATCGACGGTGCGCCGGCTCGCGAGGAAACGTCCGGCTGGGTGCACAAGCAGCCCACCCAGGTGATCGTCGATGCCGGCGCTGGCGGTGCCAATGTCACCGCGAAGGTGCGGTACGACGCCCAAGGGCGCCCAGTGGAGTCCCGCAGAGCAGGCTCCACCGGCACCGATGCCGGCACGACGCTCACCGTCTACTACTCGGCCGCTGTCAACGCACAGTTCCCGGAGTGCGGTGGCCAACCCGGCACCGCTGGGCTTGCGTGCCGCACGTATAGCGCAGGTCCGGCCACAGGGCATGACGTCGGCCGGATGGCGGCGCAGCTGCCGGTCAAGACGGTCACGTACAACCGCTACGGGTCCATCACCTCCGTCACGGAGTCGGCCACCGGTCCGGTCGGCGGCGCGACAGTGACCCAGTCCCGGACGACGACGACCGAGTACGACGCTGCCGACCGGGTGCTGTCGGTGCAGATCACTGGCACCGGGATGAACACCCCGGCCCTGGGCAAGACCGTCAGCACCTACGACCCGGTCAGCGGCGACGTCATCAGGATGGCCACCACCAAGCCCGATGGCTCGGTCAGCAAGGTGGAGAAGACCTTCGACCAGCTGGGTCGGATGACCCGGTACGTCGATGCCTCTGGTGGAGTGACCGACAGCGTCTTCGACCGGTTCGGCAAGCCGACGAAGGTCAGCGACAGCATCGGGACCTCGACGACGTTCACCTATGACCGGTCGATCGAGCCGCGCGGGTTCGTCACCTCGGTGCAGGACTCGGTGGCCGGCACCTTGTCGGCGGTGTACGGGCCCGACGGTCAGGTGATGAGCCAGTCGCTGCCCGGCGGGGTGCGGCTGGACGTCGGCTACGACGCCAACCAGTCGCCGGTGACCCGGACCTACACGCGGGCCAGTGACGACGCCGTCGTGGCCACGTCATCGGTGGTGGAGAACGGCGCTGGGCAGTGGATCAGCTCGACCACGTCGGCGTCGACGAAGAACTACGCCTACGACCGGCTGGGCCGGCTGACCGACGTGCAGGACACCACCCTGGGCGCCGGGGTCTGTACCGCCCGGAAGTACGACTACGACGAGCGGGCCCAGCGGACGTCGCTGCGTACGGCGGTCTCGCCGACGGCGGCATGTGCGGACCCGACGTCGCCGGACGCGGCGGTGGTCAGCTACGCCTACGACAGCGCCGACCGGCTGGTGTCGGAGTCGCTCAACGGTGGGGCGTGGGTGTACGACCCGTTGGGCCGGATCACCGGGGCGCCGGTGCGGGGCAGCCCCGGCGCGCGGGTGGCGAACACCTTCTACGCCAATGACCTGGTGGCCTCGCAGACGATCGAGGGGGTGGCCCGGCAGACGTGGGTGCTGGACCCGCTGCAGCGGTTCTCCTCCTACACCTCGGAGTCGTGGGCGGCGGGAGCCGACGGGGTGCCGGCCTGGCAGCAGGCGGTCACGAAGGTCAACCACTACGACTCGGACTCGGACTCCCCGGCGTGGATCGCCGAGGACGCGTCGCTGCCCGATGAGATCACCCGGTTCGTCGACGGGCTGGACGGCAACCTGGCGGTGCAGACCGGCAAGTCCGGTGCGCGGGTTCTGCAGCTGGTCGACCTGCACGGCGATGTGATGACCACCGTCCCGATCCGGGACGGCGAGGCCACCGCGGACTGGGCGGGGCTGAAGCACCAGGCGGCGGATGAGTTCGGCAACACCACCGACCTGACCACCGGCGCGGCAGTCGAGTCGAATGGAGCGGCGCCGGGCAAGGACGGCCGATACGGCTGGCTGGGCGGGAAGCAGCGCTCGGCGGATGCACTGGCCGGGGTGCTGCTGATGGGGGTGCGGCTGTACGACCCGGGGACGGGCCGGTTCTGGTCGGTGGACCCCTCACCGGGTGGCAACGCCACCGCCTATGACTACTGCACCGCGGATCCGGTCAACTGCACCGACCTGGACGGCAACTGGGGCTTCGGCTGGGCGAAGAAGGCCCTGAAGAAGGTCGCCGCAGTGGCCGAGGTGGCGTCGATGATCCCGGGGCCGATCGGGGCAGCGGCGGCGGGCATCTCCGCGGGGGCGTATGCGGCGACGGGGAACCGGGCCAAGGCGCTGATGATGGGCATCACCGTGGCTGCGGCGATGATCCCCGGCGGCGGGGCGATGGTGAAGGTCGGCATGGCCGCGGCCAAGTCCGCGGGCAAGGTGTCCGCCCGCGCTGGTCGAGCAGTGGTCAAGGCGTTCAAGGGGGGCGGGAGCTGCCGGGTTCCCAACAGCTTCACGCCGGAGACCGGTGTGCTGATGGCCGACGGTGCCACGGTGCCGATCGGCCAGGTGCAGGTCGGTGACCTGGTCGCCGCGCGTGACCCGGAGACCGGGGAACTGACCGCCCAGCCGGTGCTGGACGTCATCGTCGGCCACGGGGATAAGCACCTGATCAAGGTCGTCACCGCCCCGGCACCGGCCAGCGCCCTGGCTGAGGGGCAGGTCGCTGACGACGACCCGCGCGCCGACACGTGGACCGCGACCGCCAACCACCCCATCTGGGTCGACGACGAGGGCTGGACCGAGGCCGACGACCTCGCCCTCGGTGACCTGCTCATGGGCGCAGCAGGCGAATACCGTGTCGTCCAGGACCTCGACGACCGGGGGTGGCTGCCCGGCCAGGTCGTCTACAACCTCAGCGTCGCCAACGTCCACACCTTCGTCATCGGTGCGATTGGCGACGGCAGCCTGGTGCACAATTGCAGTGCTCCAGGCTTTCGCAGCCAGCAAGCGAATATGCGTGCACTCATCAATAATGATAAGGTATCTCGAACCATACGGGGAGAACTAGCCAACCTCGCGAAGCAAAAGAAGCGGCTGCGAGTCGATGGAATGCAAATGGCCCATCGCCGGACACACGAAGCGGCCAAGGGTTGCGGATATCAGTGCTCGGTGCTACAGACGCGGGGTAATCATATGCGTCAGCACAGGATCGACGACTGGGGTCGCGCTTACAAGAACAAGCCTTTCATGCGGCGCTGA